The sequence below is a genomic window from Streptomyces sp. NBC_00582.
GGATGGAAGCAGAGGCGCGAGGCTTGCGTGAGGAGCTGGAGGGCGAGTTTCCCCGCGAGCACGCGCACCTCAATGACGCGCTGTGCTTCTGCGACATGAACACCACACCGGACGGCACGCCCACGAACCCGATCGACCGGGTGAACGAGATCACCGGACGATACGGGCCCGACAGCCTGATCGGAACGTTCATCCGGCGAGCCGAACCGGAGATCCTCGCCAGTACTTCGCGAGTGCTCGAACGGGTGGCCGCCGTCAAGCGTCAGCCGATGTAGGGAGCGCTTCGCGTCCGATCCATGGCGTGCTCGATGCGGAGCCGCATCGTGGGGTGGATGTCGAGTTGAGACAGGTCCGCCGGGGTGACCCAGCGGACCTCTGTCGTCTCGTTGCTCGTACGCACCTCACCACCGACCGGCCGAGCCCGGAAACAGATGCTGAACTGCTGCCGGACCTCCCCATCGTCGTACTTCATAACGTGCCCCGGGTCGGTGTAGATCCCGGACATGTCGAAAACTTCCGCCTTGATCCCGGTCTCTTCCCAGACCTCCCGGACGACGGTGTCACTGATCGACTCCCCCACGTCGTGGCCACCGCCGGGCAGTGCCCAACGGCCATTGTCGGACCGCCGGATCATCAGCACCTCCCCCGCGTCGTTCTGCACGAACGCGACGACAGACGGCACAACCGAGTTGGCCGGCGGCGCGTCGGGGTCGTGAAGGTAGTCGATCCGTCCCATGGTCATGCTCCTGCGTTGCTCGCAAAGTCCGCGTCGGTGATCTGGCGCGCGTTCTCCCAGGTGTGTTCGATGCTATTCGCGTACGTGTCGAACAACCCGCCGTCCGCCAAGCGTCGCAGGTGCAGCACGGGAGCCAGGTAGGCACCGATGCCGTAGACGTGGGGGTTGACGAGCATCTCGTCATCAGCCCGGTAGATCGAGTTGTAGAGAGTCGAGTCATGCAGCCGGAACCCGATGTCCGGGTGACTCCGCATGAGCGGACGGTAGAGCACCATGGCGTTGCGAATCTTGCCGTCCATGATCCGGTGGCCTTCGTCTACGCCACGCTGTTGGACGGCCGCGCTGCCAGGGTCCCCAAGCAGGATGCGCACCCGCACGCCTGCCGCCACCTTCGCCTTGAGTAGGTCGTGAAAGAGCGGGTCTTCCGACAGGAACAGACCGGAGTAGACGAGCACGTCAAGGCTGTGCTGTGCCCGACCGTAGATCTCACGCCACAGCCCCGGCGGCACCGTGTGCCGGTGGGGGTAGACGGTGCCAATCTCCGCCTTGGCCAAGTCCGTTGCACTGTCAACGGTGCGGGTGTCGTCCCACAGTGTCGTGACGTCGACCTTCAGCACTGCGGCCGTCGCGTACTGGTGACGTCGGTAAGGCACCTTGCCTTGCGTGATCCAACGTTCAACGGTCTTCGGATTGACCTCAAGTTCTTCGGCCAACCCCTGAATCGT
It includes:
- a CDS encoding NUDIX domain-containing protein; the protein is MGRIDYLHDPDAPPANSVVPSVVAFVQNDAGEVLMIRRSDNGRWALPGGGHDVGESISDTVVREVWEETGIKAEVFDMSGIYTDPGHVMKYDDGEVRQQFSICFRARPVGGEVRTSNETTEVRWVTPADLSQLDIHPTMRLRIEHAMDRTRSAPYIG
- a CDS encoding XRE family transcriptional regulator, which encodes MTIQGLAEELEVNPKTVERWITQGKVPYRRHQYATAAVLKVDVTTLWDDTRTVDSATDLAKAEIGTVYPHRHTVPPGLWREIYGRAQHSLDVLVYSGLFLSEDPLFHDLLKAKVAAGVRVRILLGDPGSAAVQQRGVDEGHRIMDGKIRNAMVLYRPLMRSHPDIGFRLHDSTLYNSIYRADDEMLVNPHVYGIGAYLAPVLHLRRLADGGLFDTYANSIEHTWENARQITDADFASNAGA